The Tachysurus fulvidraco isolate hzauxx_2018 chromosome 19, HZAU_PFXX_2.0, whole genome shotgun sequence genomic sequence gaatAATGAGATTTATTAAGATCAGTGGATTAAAATATAGGATATAGAGATGAGGAGAAATGTAGAATTAATTCtcttcacactccatcacagtaggtggcggtatgAAGCTATGAAGTTTAAAGTCCACTTTAAGAACAATCtctaaaaaccatacacatttatgtatatgtatatttatgcatatgtatatacattatttctccatctataatttatatttttatatagttttttatatagtttccTTATATAgtcatactttttattattgttctatatattttattttatttattttttttgcttttttttaaatactttttattcttataccgtaCATTtgcataaagcaataaaaatgaataaagtgtGAGAAAGTCACTTGCCAACACTGATATGATTCCTGCAGAGCTAATAAGAGCACCGACAGCTCTGTGGATCAGCACACCGGCAGGCAGGCGGTGAAGGTGGTGTAGGGAGAGGAAACAAGAGTGAGGCTGATGCACTAGGATACAGGCCAGGCTAAGGAGCACAAACCCTCTGTGCTGAGGATCTTACTGCTAATGTACGGTCACTTCAGGACAAAATCTTTTATTCAGCTTCTTTTATAATTCACCCTGACGCGGCTATTGAGTTAGCAGTCAGTCAGATGACCGCACCGACTGAACAAGAGACTCCGGTAAGAACAGAGGCGGCGCTCTGTGTGTTCACATTCACAATGACTGGTGCACTAAtgtcacactgactcacactcaTTGTTCTACAACATCTGCTATTCTAACGCACACCTCTGTTACATACAAGCTGTTGCATCCACCTCCATCAGACGTCACCGTGCTGCTGTTATTACTTACTGTTGTACCGCACTAGACTTGTGCCATAGAAAAATTTATATCACACAAGCTTCTACTGCACTGATgctctacattttattttaattttgtggattttaggactttattttttactgggaattttactgacaaatgtcactgtttttatacaaagacaataaagattctgttctattgtattctattctgttctgttctcaggaacacagacataaattcacttcagttcacatcatgaacacatttttctcattttaataataaagtctcATAACTCCAGACATAAACACTATTcaggagttgtgtttgtgtttttatttatgggtTTATATATTATGGGTTAGATTTGTgtggttttgtatattttattctttattaattatcaattattatttattaataataataatacagcagttTCCTAACAGCACCCCCAGCAGGTCATTTAAGTgaacaaacacatttcactaaacagaagtttgtgtgtgtgtgtgtgtgtgtgtgtgtgtgtgtgtgtgtgtgtgtgtgtgtgtgtgtatgtagaagggatgtgtaactgatgtagttacagtgtgtttatcagtgtgtgtatctgctctgtGCAGCTGTCAGGAATTAACGCTGTACGACAGCcgagtgtttcctctctctgacatcagtgtgtgatgtggtcgactctcatcagagacaggaggtggagctctgttcatcagtcacacaccacagagacaggaggtggagctctgttcatcagtcacacaccacagagacaggaggtggagctctgttcatcactcacacaccacagagacaggaggcggagctctgttcatcagtcacacacctcagagacaggaggtggagctctgttcatcagtcacacaccacagagacaggaggcggagctctgttcatcagtcacacacctcagagacaggaggcggagctctgttcatcagtctcACActacagagacaggaggcggagctctgttcatcagtcacacacctcagagacaggaggcggagctctgttcatcagtcacacacctcagagacaggaggtggagctctgttcatctgtcacacaccacagagacaggaggtggagctctgttcatcagctctgacgttattttgatatatatggagaaagtgaaagatgcctcatctgatttgttattgaggctgtgtgatgatttcctctcgtctttctaataaggtaacagtgagtgtgattggtggccgtctctctccctctgtctgtctctctgtctgtctctctgtagggGGCTGAATGAGGGGATacacttctctcagtctctctgggcGAGTGGAGGTGAACACATCGTGTACAGcgaggagggagatggaaatctgtctgactttaattcttctctcatccacactcacactcacagcagctggtaagttcacactgattattcacacgaaaacatcacacacttctcactttaacagtagggaccagttttaatcatgacatgaacaaagtttcctggagtgattgtaactttataaacagtgaaagtgttttatctttatagaatataaaaagctgTACATGAGAGTACACACATCATCCTCAGGGTTTGTTCTGAGGCCTCACTtataaaatcagagagagattaatgtttagagtttagaCATATTAttttgagtaaaaaaacaactgaactaacatgtgtgtgtgtgtgcgtgtgtgtgtgtgtgtgtgtgtgtgtgtgtgtgtggtgtgtgtgtttgtttgtgtgtggtgtgtgtttttgtgtgtgtttgtgtgtttgtgtgtgtgtgtggtgtgtgtgtgtagtgagtgtgtgtgttttgagtgagtgtgtgttgtgtgtgtgtgtgtcttgtgtgtgtgtgtgtgtagtgtgtgtgtgtgtgtgtgtgtgtgtgtgtgtgtgtgtgtgtgtgtgtgtgtgtctgtgtgtgttctttctctctctctctctctctctctctctctctctctctctctctctctctctctctcactgtctcactctctctctatcactctctttatcagacagtgtgaggttggtgaatggtggaagtcgctgttctgggagagtggaggttcttCATGATGATCAgtgggaacagtgtgtgatgatggcTGGCATATGAACAatgctgcagtggtgtgtagagagctgcGCTGTGGGGAGGCTGTAAATGCAACCACAAGAAGGTCACTTTGGACCAGGATCAGGACCAATCTGGATGGATGAAGTGCGCTGTAATGGATCAGAGTTGACACTGAAGGACTGTGAGTCAGATGGGTGGGGGGGAAAGTGACTGTGGACATGATGAAGATGCTGGAGTCATCTGCTCAGGTGAACTTGTGTGTTTagaacaaacatttttattattacattattattattgattaattttttgaccaataaataaactttattaaaattccTGAATATAATTTAGGTGTATATGAAACAACAGGTCTAAAAAACACATATCAGTCATATGAATAGAGTCTGATCAAACATgtgcttacatttacatacacagtattagtactctttctctctctctctctctctctctctctctctctctctctctctctctctctctctctctctctctctcagacgtgaggttggtgaatggtggaagtcCCTGtgctgggagagtggaggttcttcatgatggacagtggggaacagtgtgtggtgatgaCTGGGATATGAACgatgctgcagtggtgtgtagagagctgcACTGTGGGGAGGCTGTAAATGCACCACAATACGGTCACTTTGGACCAGGATCAGGACCAATCTGGATGGATGATGTGCGCTGTAATGGATCAGAGTCGACACTGATGGACTGTAGGTCATCAGGTTTGGGGGAAAGTAACTGTGGTCATGATAAAGATGCTGGagtcacctgctcaggtaaaccaatgtatttgtaaaaataactattacatttaaattattaaccAGATTGTTATGATACATTTAATTAgtgcattcatttttattgttatcaCTATTGTTTAACATAAAGCAATTTGATTTATGCTGGAATGATTTTCTGAAATTTTGCTGTATTATGTTGAAAAGCTGAATAGTATTTAGACATCAACATTAACAGGTGACAAGACTGAAGTAAacactgtatctctctctctctctctctctcactctgtctctctctctctctctctctctctctctctctctctctctctctctctctccgacaatgtgaggttggtgaatggtggaagtcgctgttctgggagagtggaggttcttcatgatggacagtggggaacagtgtgtgatgatggcTGGGATATGAACAatgctgcagtggtgtgtagagagctgAGCTGTGGGGAGGCTGTAAATGTGCGGTATTTAGCTCATTTTGGAGAAGGATCAGGACCAATCTGGATGGATGGTGTGGACTGCAGAGGATCAGAGTCGACACTGAAGAACTGTGGGTCAGGAGAGTGGGGGGATCATAACTGTGGACATGATGAAGATGCTGGagtcacctgctcaggtaaacaGATTGTAATTGtaagatttaaaatatttcttaataaaatctttaaaaaaagtctATGTTTAACTTCtaatataaacaattaacagACTGCACCACCAGCATCTGGTATAAAGTTCAATTTGATAAACAGTGtctcattttataataataataataataataataatcataataataataataataataataataataataataataataataataataataataataatttaatgttcctcttaactgattttaattgtttttatttatttgtttgtttttagttacACTATAAATTCATGGGTTATTCTTGCTTATAGTAAtagattattaataaacaaaaggcggtgtgggtgcaggttttcattccaactaagcagaagccacacctgattccaccttattaatcagttgttcttggctctGATTAGACACTGGTGttgcttctgcttggttggaatgaaaacctgcacgcACACCGGCCCTTCCTGGACAAGACTGGACACCACTGATTTAACTGAACCAACAGAGAGCTCTGATTATTACTGGTCAGTTTATCCTTCAAACTCTGGCCATGTTTTCTTTACAGGACAAAACAATTAACACTATGTGAATATTAATCCaatgatgatttatttttattgaaatcaaaataaatttaaaagcaTGTTAAATTACATTATATCCAGTTACGTGACATTGCATTGGTGTCCTGTGGCTTCTTTAAGATGTGAACAAGATTAACTGTTAGAGCGTGATATAAAAAATTACCATGTAAAATAACAACATGCTCTGGATCAAGTGCTGTTCGCTGTGCTGCTGATTGAGTGTggaagatatttttttaaaattaaacagtGATTAAAGTGATCATTAAAACTctgactgtttatttataaatatattcttaAAGAACTCGATTCCTGACATTTAGgtctgtgaactatatacagtagatgaagaaaaagaagaactaATAACACTGAGTTAATCTACAGAACACGACTCTGAATACGAGGAATTTTCACTGTTTACATGTTGATGTTGTTTTTAGACTGAAGACActgattctgatgatgtcacactgtAATAGTTGTGACTCTTGAACACTGTTTCTGTAACTTTAATGTTCATATCTGTGTTTTAATGTAGAACATGAAGCTGAGAATAGTGATGACACCATTAGAGCTGATCAGAAGACAGTTATACAGACAGGTATGATAATAATGTAACAGAACTGTAATTTTAGTGATGAACACAATCATAAATAACTTCAAAGTGgatttaatgtcattgtttaCAAAGAGAACCAAGAACTAGAGTGTGATGATGCTGTTATCATGTCTCCATACACTTCtgttcacatctctctctctctctctctctctctctctctctctctctctctctctctctctctctctctctctctctctctctgtctgtctctctctctctctctctctctgtctgtctctctctctctctctctctctctctctctctctctctcagacagtgtgaggttggtgaatggtggaagtcgctgttctgggagagtggaggttcttcataatggacagtggggaacagtgtgtagtactGCCTGGGATATGAAAgatgctgcagtggtgtgtagagagctgcGCTGTGGGGAGGCTGTAGAGATTAGTTATTGGGCTGAGTTTGGAGAAGGATCAGGAGAAATCTGGATATATGATGTGTACTGTAGAGGATCTGAGTTGACTCTGAACAATTGTAGCTCACAAGGGGGACATTACTGTGATCATAATATAGATGCTGGAGTCACTTGTTCAGgtaaacatctgtatttatGAAAAAATGCCTTAATAATTACTTAAATTATTAAGATATTTATAATTGTACATATACATTAATTTTTATTAGACTGTAGTTtggatttaaaattaaatatatttggaACTACTTTGTaatgatttacaaaaaaaaaaaattgaaaagttatgcaatatttacacaattaaataaaacacaggtcaCACAATGCCGAGACTCAGTGCTGGTCCTCACCGGTGCTCTGGGAGAATGGAGGTGTTTCATGGAGGTTcctggtccacagtgtgtgatgctgaCTTTGACCAGCAGGATGCAGAGGTTGTGTGTCGAGAGCTGGGCTGTGGGATTCCTGTGAAGGTTCTGGGATCAGCTGCTTTTGGACGAGGGGAGGGTCAGGTGTGGACAGAGGAGCTTCAGTGTAGAGGAAAGGAATCTGAGATTACCTTCTGTCCAACATCAtcttcactcaaacactcaaccTGTTCCCATGACAACGATGTGGGATTAATATGTTCTGGTTAAGTATCATGATGTATCTTCTGTTTAAATAGAGACCAcatagctgtcaatcaaactttaaggtgcctgtgttaatgttcctctttcactgagctctCGGCTGTTTGTTCAGGTTACACAGAGGCTCGGCTGGAGAACGGACCGGACTCCTGTTCTGGTcgagtggagctcctgtacctcGGTGTGTGGGGCACAGTTTGTGCTGTAAGCTGGGATATGAGAGCTGCAGATATTCTGTGTGCACAGCTGGGTTGTGGGAGTGCTGTGGCTGTGGTGAAGGTGGATTGGTTTGGGGAGGGGAGTGACCACATCTGGGCCGATGTGTTTGATTGTCAGGGGAAGGAGACACACCTATCACAATGTGGCATCTCATCATGGAGTCGAGCTCCATGCTCTCATAAACATGATGTTGGAGTCATCTGTAATGGTGAGATATTAACGTCACATACACCAGGTTACTGAATAAAGTCAGAgttcattacaatatttaaatgacctTCTTCTGTCTTAGGATCCTCTGTGGCGCTTCATGAGGGGCGAGTGTGGTTATCTGGAGGGAGCGAGTGTCAGGGGGAGGTGGACATTTATTTCAGGCAGGACTGGAGGAGAGTTCTCCTGGACTCGTGGAGTCAGTCTGAGGCGTCTGTGctctgcagacagctgggctgtggctctgtgctgaactaccgctcctctccatccaccactgaacacaaacacatgtgtgtaacaggtttCAGCTGCTCTGGGAGTGAAGATCATCTGAGGAACTGCAGCAGTGCACAAGCTGAACCTGTCAACTGCAGCTCCGGTGAACAGCTCTACATCACCTGCTCAGGTGAGCGACACATTacctttgtttttataaatcttCTATTGAAGttacagataaaataaatattttatcaagTTATAGAAGTTTTGTTTAattgatgaaataaaataaatcacctaatttttatggttttttttGCCACAACGCAGGTATTTTTAACCCCACCAACAGCTCCATCAGGCTGGTTGGTTCTGGGGGAGACTGTGCAGGAAGGCTGGAGGTTTTCCACAGCGGCTCGTgggggactgtgtgtgatgactcgtggggtattgaggatgttcaggtggtgtgcagacagctgcagtgtggagaggccctcagtaaccacataccagcctggtttggtcctggaactgggtccatatggctgaatgaggtggagtgtgaggggaacgagacgtccCTGTGGAATTGCAGATATCAGCTGTGTGAAGAGGGTGAATGTGGACACCATGAGGACGTAGGAGTCGTCTGCTCAGGTAcagtgtgatgactgacaataaacctgttagatatgtatatgttttatttcaaaactgaaGTCCAAAGATCCTGAAACTCAACATGATAGTAAGgacttgtttataaatgtaatccatcttatatttatattaagataattttacacatatttaactgtgtggataaaacaggacGTTTTCAAATGAAGTGTAAATCGTCCTTCTCTCACCAGAGTTTAAAGAGACCCGACTCACGGAGGGCTGTGAGGGGAATCTGGAAGTGTTCTACAATGGAACCTGGGGTAATGTGTGTCACAATCAGATGGATGAGGAGACGGcaaacatggtgtgtggagAGCTGAACTGTGGAAAACTCAAACGCTTGGTCTCAAACAGAGCGAGAGTCGAATCTGCTCCTAACTGGCTGGATCATGTGAAATGTAGGAAACACGACTCTAATCTGTGGCAGTGTCCATCTTCACCCTGGGGACAGAACAGATGTGATAATCATGATGAAGTGGTTCATATTAACTGCACAGGTGAGTGCATTCGGACTTTTCTGGTTCTGTACATTGTCATAACCTGCATGTGAAACTTTTCATTAATGCATTGATTTTATTACTGCAGATGATGGAAAGTCTCCACGTCCACCAGGAAACTGCTCTTTACTTCCCTCTCAGAAACACTGCTCAAGTAAGGAGATATAAGGAGAAGCTTTTAGTCCTGTTCTTCATGTGGATTTGATGGTGACAGAAGAGATTTCCTcttgtatttataaaatcattttaagagaACTTTAATGTATTTCCTCATAGATCCATCCTGAGGACATCAATCTTTCTCACATTTCATGAAAACCAATCcatcagagataaaatcagtAAACAGAAACCAAAGTCTGATCTTACTGCTTCAGATGATTTTATTCAGCagacaattaatttatttatcacacatcaaagtTAGCAGCTGAATTTCAGGATGTTTGTAGTTAGTTGGTATAAGATTCTTTTTCAGAACACCACAAAACCTGTTTTTAGTAAACTAGACCATGTTGAGTATAATATAAGGTTAGATGGTCATGGTGTTGTAGTGAGCTGTGTGACTGGAGCTGTTATTCAGTGTTGGTGTGTTTCctcttgtgtgatgtgtgtgatgtagaacactgGTCTCTCAGGCTGAGTGGAGAAAAGGGAAGCTGCTCTGGGAGGTTGGAGGTGTATCATAAATCTACGTGGGGCTCCGTTTGTGATGATCAGTGGAACATCATGAACGCTCAGGTGGTGTGCAGGCAGCTGGGCTGTGGGTCGGCGCTGAGTGCTGATGATCAGTTTGGTTCTGGTGAAGGGACTTTCTGGCTGAAGAGAGTGAAGTGTCGAGGGGATGAGATTCACCTGTGGGACTGTCATCATTCCCTgaagaaacacactgactgctctcctgctggagtcacctgtgcaggtcagaggggtgtgctaacttttcagctttctgtctcagtgataagacttgataacttttatttagaatcttagatgtttgattgaaatctcagaccctgaactgtaaacactgatcagcatgtcataaaccttattgagtaacagtttatttttattgtgagacaaagtgtttttctttctgtgaataCAGACATATCCACTGTGTCCACTGCTAcacccatcaccatcaccaccaccaccaccaccaaaccaggtgtgtatttgttcaatataaaatttattactgttcattaagttctaaatatttctgatcACAGCGTCGTATCAAGatcctcttctgtgtttttgacctCAGTAAGAACTGgacctccatccttccctccacTGGTTCTCTATGTGTTGGGAACGCTGCTCTTCCTGGCCTTAGTGCTTCTGCTGGTACTGTTTTACCAGAACAGAGTGCTCAGGAGAGGtaccacactttcacacattttattataatattatttaaaatctcaaAATTATCTCATATTATCTTATTTAAAATCTCATATTAtcattcatactgtaaatacattttaatgttttattatagagtaattattattattattattattattattattattattattattattattattattattattattattccccacTCCCAGTTGTCTCTATGACAATGACACGTAAGTCTGAGCCTGAGGCAGTCTATGAGGAGATCAACCACAGATACATGGCTAGAAGAAGCTTCACACAAAGAGGTGAGTGATATGTggactgttctacatcacacttattgtattctatttaaacttctagctgaaattcactgcataaaaatgatcaaatcactccatacaaaatacacacctcaatgtaaactcagtgattagagcaatattttcccccaaatccagtgtgatttatttctttatgacaaataaataaaaataagctcaatgtgtgtgagaggaaatgtgcagttagagtgtatgtggtgtagagacaggattctgctgataaacatctattaaaacttctgttttagtgcaggtgtttgtgtgtgtgtgtgtgtgtgtatgtgtgtgtgtgtgtgtgtgtgtgtgtgtgtgtgtgtgtgtgtgtgtgtgtgtgtgtgtgcgtgcgtgtgtgtgtgtgtgtgtgtgtgtgtgtgtgtgtgtatgcgtgcgtgtgtgtgtgtgtgtgtgtgtgtgtgcgtgcgtgcgcttGCGCATAcgcgagcgcgagtgtgtgtgtgtgtgtgtgtgtgtgtgtgagtgcgcataCGCGAGTGTCTGTGATTGCGTGCGTGTGCTAGCGCGTGTGCTTATGAGTGCgcgcgcgggtgtgtgtgtgtgtgggtgtgtgtgtgtgtgtgtgtgtgtgtgtgtgtctgtgtgtgtgcgcgcgcgtgcgtgcgtgcgtgcgtgtgcttgcgcgtgtgtgtatgcgtgcgcgagcgtgtgtgtgtgtgtgtgtgagtgcgcataCGCGAGTGTATACCGTGCTAGAACATTAAcggtatattatatattagatataaaatattcagctgTGAGGGAGTGCGAGAGAGATTTCCTTTAACGTTTATGCCTCGTCAGTGTGCTGATATTTACACGTGCACTCCCATCGCAGCAATCGCTCAAAGTTCTGTCTGCCagctacagtttttttttctgtgttcaaaTGCCATTGCAAAAGCGCAGTGTTAGAATAAGATTTACCTTTGCTGTTGTcaagcgtgtgtgcgtgtgcttgcgcgtgagcgtgtgcgtgtgtgcatgcgtgcgcgcgcgcgcgcgtgtgtgtgtgtgtgtgtgtgtgtgtgtgtgtgtgtgtgtgtatgcgtgtgtgtgtgtgtgtgtatgcgtgcgtgtgtgcgtgtgtgtgtgtgtgtgtctgtgtgtgtgtgtgcgtgtgtgtgtatgcgtgtgtgtgtgcgtatgtgtctgtgtgtgcgtgtgtgtgtgtgtgtgtgtgtgtgtgtgtgtgtgtctatgtgggttgtgtgtgtgttttgtgcctgtgtgtgtgtgcgtgtgtgtgtgtgtgtgtgtgtgtgtgtgtgtgtgtgtgtgtgtgtgtgtgtgtgtgtgtgtgcatctcctccctccctgtgtgtgatttatgataaataactaaaaataaaaatttggtgtatgtgtattttagttGATGGATGTCACGAAAAATGAGTCCCAGTAAACCATGATGGTCACTGGGTGTCCTGATAAATACTTCAATCTGGTTCATGAAGGCAagcatgggtttgtgtgtgtgtgtgtgtgtgtgtgtgtgtgtgtgtgtgtgtgtgtgtgtgtgtgtgtgtgtgtgtgtgttagattacATTCTtgtgataaaaataaacttaatgTTCAGAGTTTATGTGCGGtagtgtaattattattttattttatggagTGTTCGTTGGGGTTATGTGTGCATATGGATGTGTGAGTCTTAGTGCTGTGCGGATCGTGGTTATATCCGCTGGtcgtgtgagtctgtctgtctgtctgtctgtctgtctgcctgtctgtccgtctttctgtccgtctgtctgatGATACATGAGTGAAATGCAGACACTCTTTATATCTGATTCTTAAAGCAGAAATGGAGAGaccagacacacactggacacaagacacacactggacacaagacacaccctggaacacaagacacacactggaacacaagacacacagtggacacaagacacactggacacaagacacacactggaacacaagacacacactggacacaagacacacactggacacaagacacacacactggaacacaagacacacactggaacacaagacacacactggacacaagacacacagtggaacacaatacacacactggaacacaagacacacactggacacaagacacacactggaacacaagacacacactggacacaagacacacactggaacacaagacactcACTGggcacaagacacacactggacacaagacacacactggacacaatacacacactggaGCACAATCTGTTAATAGGATAAAAACCAAGCGGTGCGAGTGAACACTTATTTAGTTCAGCAGGTGTTTTAGAGACACGGCAGAATCACCTGAATCCCGACACAGTTGATGTTATTCTGTTTCTGCAAAATAAGTTAAGGCCATTAACGTAGTTGCCGTTTAGGCTAAATCGAAACCATTTTTGTCGTAGGGTTATAAATATATGGTGTGTTCTGTAGCACATAAGCAAAGAGTTATTGGGAAAAATACGTTCTTaattgttactttatttaattttggaaATTTATGGTACAATATTctgaattgtattttaaaaagatggacTAATAGCCGATATCCAGTCATTGCTCAGGCTGAACAAATTTCATATGTGTTCGTGTTTGTGCAT encodes the following:
- the LOC125139577 gene encoding scavenger receptor cysteine-rich type 1 protein M130-like, which gives rise to MRGYTSLSLSGRVEVNTSCTARREMEICLTLILLSSTLTLTAADSVRLVNGGSRCAGRVEVLHDDQWGTVCSTAWDMKDAAVVCRELRCGEAVDISYFAEFGPGSEEIWIYDVYCEGSESTLNNCSSQGGHVCDHSVDAGVTCSGQNLRLSAGPHKCSGRVEVFHGDSWSTVCDADFDQQDAEVVCRDLDCGIPVKVLGSAAFGRGEGQMWTEELQCRGNESDITFCQSSSSLKHSNCSHDNDVGLICSGHTEARLVNGPDSCSGRVELLYLGVWGTVCAVSWDMRAADVLCAQMDCGSAVAMVKVDWFGEGSNHIWADVFDCQGKETHLSQCDVSSWSRAACSHKHDAGVICNGSSVALHEGRVWLSGGSECQGEVDIYFRQDWRRVLLDSWSQSEASVLCRQLGCGSVLNYRSSPSTTEHKHMCVTGFSCSGSEDHLRNCSSAQAEPVNCSSGEQLYITCSGIFNPTNSSIRLVGSGGDCAGRLEVFHSGSWGTVCDDSWGIEDVQVVCRQLQCGEALSNHIPAWFGPGTGSIWLNEVECEGNETSLWNCRYQLCEEGECGHHEDVGVVCSEFKETRLTEGCEGNLEVFYNGTWGNVCHNQMDEETANMVCGELNCGKLKRLVSNRARVESAPNWLDHVKCRKHDSNLWQCPSSPWGQNRCDNHDEVVHINCTDDGKSPRPPGNCSLLPSQKHCSKHWSLRLSGEKGSCSGRLEVYHKSTWGSVCDDQWNIMNAQVVCRQLGCGSALSADDQFGSGEGTFWLKRVKCRGDEIHLWDCHHSLKKHTDCSPAGVTCADISTVSTATPITITTTTTTKPVRTGPPSFPPLVLYVLGTLLFLALVLLLVLFYQNRVLRRVVSMTMTRKSEPEAVYEEINHRYMARRSFTQRGSLLSEEQHSGYEHVNDELLSVKSGIKEKAEYYDDVMDTSDIISDPGRVDPPEDYDDAVTAGPIPDNVDEDEAENYDDAITADQKSVILTEDVSENYDDAVTTETNTNIITDNPEDYDDVITEEQDVGETEGERLPVYSLMYISLQAAE